The Rhodoflexus caldus genome has a window encoding:
- the mrdA gene encoding penicillin-binding protein 2, which yields MNKRYIIQFAIFVVGFIFLVKLFFLQVLDQDYKVEADNNAVQRVVRHAVRGIITDRYGKLVVSNTPVFDIYIIPKDFFLKDTVQFCSLFDISKEELIDKYTKAKQYSRHKPSLFLKDVKIDHFAKIRDRMDEFSGLFEEARTVREYPHKSMANALGYVKEVDKKILEQDAEGYYKAGDQIGRSGIEASYERILRGKRGVTYNYVDVRRVVKGSYRNGAFDTLPENGKTLISSVDLELQQYGELLMQNKIGSIVAIEPATGEILAMISAPSYDPNKLTGSGKEVSQNYAMLVNDTHRPLYNRTLMAPYPPGSIFKLVQALIGLQEGVIDTVNTRIPCVQDIVKCHSHPSPLDVRGSVQHSCNPFYHRVFHRIIIQEKSKNYVEDTRIGLANWVKYLDKFGLGKPLGSDLPNEKSGLVPTVAYYDKKYKGNPWKFGNIYSLSIGQGEIGVLPIQMANLAAIMANRGYYYTPHIIKGIDQPGNIDEKFLVKHETGIKREYFEYIVSGMEQVVRAGTARRAFIPDLPICGKTGTAQNPHGDDHSVFIGFAPKHNPKIAIAVYVENAGFGGTWAAPIASLMMEKYIRRTTSRKHLEEEIIRKDFITPRQKKAATEKPATKIAGNPARQPQEQKMPDMQTLPLRTVALPLRSEN from the coding sequence GTGAATAAGCGATATATTATTCAGTTCGCCATTTTTGTTGTTGGCTTTATATTTTTGGTAAAACTGTTCTTTTTGCAGGTACTTGACCAAGACTACAAAGTAGAAGCTGACAATAATGCCGTGCAGCGTGTAGTACGCCATGCCGTACGCGGTATCATCACCGACCGCTACGGAAAGCTCGTTGTTTCCAATACGCCCGTATTTGATATTTACATCATTCCCAAAGACTTTTTTCTGAAAGACACCGTCCAATTTTGCAGCCTGTTCGATATCAGCAAAGAAGAGTTGATTGATAAATACACCAAAGCAAAACAGTACTCCCGCCATAAACCCTCCTTATTTTTAAAGGACGTTAAGATAGACCACTTCGCCAAAATCAGAGACCGTATGGATGAGTTCAGCGGTCTTTTTGAAGAAGCTCGTACCGTTCGCGAGTATCCGCATAAAAGCATGGCCAATGCGTTGGGTTATGTAAAGGAAGTTGATAAGAAAATTTTAGAACAAGATGCGGAAGGCTACTACAAAGCGGGTGACCAAATAGGCAGGTCGGGTATTGAAGCAAGTTATGAGCGCATATTGAGAGGCAAACGCGGCGTAACCTATAACTACGTGGATGTACGGCGCGTGGTAAAAGGCTCTTATCGCAACGGAGCATTTGACACCTTGCCCGAAAACGGCAAAACGCTGATTTCTTCGGTAGATTTGGAGTTACAGCAATACGGCGAACTGTTGATGCAAAACAAAATCGGCAGCATTGTAGCCATAGAACCGGCAACGGGTGAAATTTTGGCAATGATTTCTGCCCCCTCCTACGACCCCAACAAACTGACCGGCTCAGGCAAAGAGGTGTCGCAGAACTATGCCATGCTGGTAAACGACACGCATCGCCCGCTTTACAACCGCACACTAATGGCTCCTTATCCGCCCGGCTCTATTTTTAAGTTGGTGCAAGCACTTATCGGCTTACAGGAGGGCGTAATAGATACCGTAAATACCAGAATCCCTTGCGTACAGGATATTGTCAAGTGCCACTCGCACCCCAGCCCGTTAGATGTAAGAGGTTCGGTGCAACACTCCTGCAACCCATTCTATCATCGGGTATTCCATCGGATTATCATTCAGGAGAAATCCAAAAACTATGTGGAAGATACCCGTATCGGTCTTGCCAATTGGGTGAAATACTTAGATAAGTTCGGGCTTGGCAAGCCGCTCGGGTCAGATTTGCCCAATGAAAAATCGGGCTTAGTGCCTACCGTAGCGTACTATGATAAAAAGTACAAGGGCAATCCTTGGAAATTCGGCAACATCTATTCCCTTAGCATCGGGCAAGGCGAGATAGGTGTACTGCCCATTCAAATGGCCAACCTTGCCGCTATTATGGCCAATCGCGGCTATTATTATACGCCCCACATCATCAAAGGAATAGACCAACCGGGCAATATTGACGAAAAGTTCCTGGTGAAGCATGAAACCGGTATCAAGCGGGAATATTTTGAGTACATCGTTTCGGGTATGGAACAGGTAGTGCGGGCAGGCACTGCCAGACGTGCATTCATCCCCGATTTGCCGATTTGCGGAAAAACAGGAACGGCACAGAACCCCCACGGCGATGACCACTCAGTATTCATCGGTTTTGCCCCCAAGCACAATCCTAAAATTGCCATTGCGGTTTATGTAGAAAATGCAGGATTTGGCGGCACATGGGCTGCCCCTATCGCCAGCCTGATGATGGAAAAATATATCCGTCGCACAACTTCCAGAAAGCATTTAGAAGAAGAAATCATCCGTAAGGATTTTATAACGCCCCGTCAGAAAAAGGCAGCAACCGAAAAGCCTGCCACCAAAATTGCGGGCAACCCTGCCCGGCAACCGCAAGAACAAAAAATGCCGGACATGCAAACCCTTCCTTTGCGAACTGTGGCATTACCCTTGCGCAGTGAAAATTGA
- a CDS encoding 50S ribosomal protein L25/general stress protein Ctc, with the protein MKTLEIIGFKRANLGKRNAKDLRNEALVPCVLYGAGHQVHFAVPMILFRGLIYTPEVHMVELNIEGDIYKAILQDIQFHPVNEMIMHADFLELQDDKPVKMNIPVHLKGTAIGVQKGGKLVVKQSKVRIKALPAHMPDFVELDITNMDLGKSVRVRDIVTNNFEILTNGQVTVASIAIPRALRGKTQE; encoded by the coding sequence ATGAAAACGCTTGAGATTATAGGGTTTAAAAGAGCAAATCTCGGAAAAAGGAACGCTAAAGACCTTCGCAACGAAGCGCTTGTTCCTTGCGTGTTGTATGGCGCAGGCCATCAGGTACATTTTGCCGTACCTATGATTTTGTTCCGCGGGCTGATTTATACACCGGAAGTTCACATGGTTGAACTCAACATTGAAGGTGATATCTATAAAGCTATCCTGCAAGACATCCAGTTCCATCCTGTAAACGAGATGATTATGCACGCTGACTTCCTCGAGTTGCAGGATGATAAGCCCGTGAAGATGAACATCCCCGTACACCTGAAAGGCACTGCCATTGGTGTACAAAAAGGTGGTAAATTGGTGGTAAAACAATCAAAAGTACGCATCAAAGCTTTGCCTGCTCATATGCCTGACTTTGTAGAGTTAGACATTACCAATATGGATTTGGGCAAGTCGGTTCGTGTGCGCGATATTGTAACCAACAATTTTGAAATTCTGACCAACGGACAGGTAACTGTTGCAAGCATTGCCATTCCACGTGCGCTGCGCGGAAAAACTCAGGAATAG
- a CDS encoding ribose-phosphate pyrophosphokinase: MPVKIFSGSGSLELAVKIAHSYGTPLGALERKRFSDGELSVAFEESIRGEHVFLIQSTMPPAENLMELLLMIDAARRASAKYVTVVIPYFGYARQDRKDRPRVSIAAKLVANLLSAAGANRIITCDLHAGQIQGFFDIPLDHLSAISIFVPYIRNLVKTHQLNVIFASPDMGGVARARAFASYFNADMVICDKQRKRANEVAAMQVIGEPEGMDIFLIDDMVDTAGTLCKAAEVLKEKGAKSVRAICSHAILSGKAISNIENSQLEELVVTDTLPPRVENHPKITYLSVADLFAKAIRKIHDQESISTLFI; the protein is encoded by the coding sequence ATGCCCGTTAAGATTTTCTCAGGCAGCGGCTCCTTGGAACTTGCTGTTAAAATAGCCCACTCTTACGGTACGCCTCTTGGCGCATTAGAGCGCAAGCGTTTTAGCGATGGCGAGCTTTCGGTAGCCTTTGAGGAGTCTATCCGCGGCGAGCATGTATTTTTGATTCAGTCCACCATGCCGCCTGCCGAAAACTTGATGGAACTGCTGCTTATGATTGATGCGGCACGCAGAGCATCGGCCAAATATGTAACCGTAGTAATTCCATATTTCGGTTATGCACGACAAGACCGCAAAGACCGCCCCCGCGTCAGCATCGCTGCCAAATTGGTTGCCAACTTGTTATCTGCGGCAGGTGCCAACCGCATCATCACCTGCGACCTGCACGCCGGACAAATTCAGGGCTTCTTTGATATTCCGTTAGACCACCTGAGCGCCATCTCCATTTTTGTTCCGTATATCCGCAACTTGGTTAAAACACACCAGTTGAATGTCATATTTGCATCGCCTGATATGGGAGGAGTAGCCCGTGCGCGCGCATTTGCCAGCTATTTCAATGCCGATATGGTCATTTGCGACAAGCAACGCAAACGCGCCAACGAAGTAGCAGCCATGCAGGTAATCGGCGAACCGGAAGGAATGGATATTTTCCTGATTGATGACATGGTAGATACAGCCGGCACGCTTTGCAAAGCGGCAGAAGTGCTGAAAGAAAAAGGCGCAAAGTCGGTTCGTGCCATTTGCTCACATGCCATCCTTTCCGGAAAGGCCATTAGCAACATAGAAAATTCGCAGTTGGAGGAATTAGTTGTTACCGATACACTCCCTCCGCGTGTTGAGAACCATCCTAAAATCACGTATCTCTCGGTAGCGGATTTATTTGCCAAAGCCATTCGCAAAATCCACGACCAAGAGTCTATCAGCACCTTGTTTATTTAA
- the hemC gene encoding hydroxymethylbilane synthase yields the protein MEQVIRIGTRASRLALWQAEYVAQRLQNEGFGVEIVPIETAGDKILHKTISKIGGKGIFTEELEQQLHSGGIDIAVHSAKDLPSSLPNELEIIAYTEREKVHDVLVSYNKYFTLDESQKIVLGTSSTRRIAMIKHYMPKMKTVDVRGNLQTRMRKMEEGLCDALVLAYAGVNRMEYEEFIVMHLPTDTFTPAVGQGSIAVEASMRMNEDLLHKIRNAVNHEPTELRLRAERAFLRTLQGGCSIPTFALAEFTSNNELTIKGGIISLNGREIVRAEQTGSTDDPEAIGYALAYKVLEQGGEKILHDIKKQHA from the coding sequence GTGGAACAAGTAATTCGCATCGGTACGCGCGCCAGCCGATTAGCCCTATGGCAGGCCGAATATGTTGCCCAACGCCTGCAAAATGAAGGATTCGGAGTAGAGATTGTTCCGATAGAAACCGCCGGCGATAAAATATTGCACAAAACCATTTCCAAAATTGGCGGTAAGGGCATTTTCACGGAAGAGTTAGAGCAGCAACTGCACAGCGGCGGAATAGATATTGCCGTACACAGTGCAAAAGATTTGCCGTCATCATTACCCAATGAGTTGGAAATCATTGCCTACACCGAGCGAGAGAAAGTACACGACGTACTGGTAAGCTACAATAAGTATTTCACACTGGACGAAAGCCAAAAAATCGTATTAGGTACATCTTCCACCCGCCGCATCGCCATGATTAAGCATTACATGCCCAAAATGAAGACCGTAGATGTGCGCGGCAACCTGCAAACCCGTATGCGCAAAATGGAAGAAGGGCTTTGCGATGCGTTGGTGCTTGCCTATGCGGGCGTTAATCGCATGGAGTACGAGGAATTTATTGTCATGCACCTGCCAACCGATACGTTTACTCCCGCCGTTGGTCAAGGCAGCATTGCTGTTGAGGCTTCCATGCGAATGAATGAAGACCTGCTTCACAAAATCAGAAATGCGGTTAATCATGAGCCGACCGAATTGCGTCTGCGTGCCGAGCGAGCTTTTCTGCGCACGCTGCAAGGAGGGTGCAGCATCCCGACTTTTGCATTGGCAGAGTTCACATCAAACAACGAGCTGACCATCAAAGGGGGCATTATCAGCCTGAACGGTCGTGAAATTGTGCGTGCAGAGCAGACCGGAAGCACAGATGACCCCGAAGCTATCGGGTATGCCTTGGCCTACAAAGTACTCGAACAAGGCGGCGAAAAGATTCTGCACGATATTAAAAAGCAACACGCATAA
- a CDS encoding MBOAT family O-acyltransferase, giving the protein MWQWFVYKENEPLIFSAAIFWVFFGVVLLGYQFIYQNNRARSLYLMAVSMYFYYLSGGYFFTLLILSTIIDYHIGKKIYESDNPVLRKRLVTASVVINLAILGYFKYTYFLTDIINQLAGTDFQATNLLAVITNQLAGTSFDIDNIILPVGISFYTFQTISYSIDIYRGNLKPVNDIWDFAFFVSFFPQLVAGPIVRASDFVPQIYKPYNLNQEEFGHAVFLIINGLIKKIFISDYISINFVDRVFESPLTYSGFENLMAVYGYSIQIYCDFSGYSDVAIGLALLLGYRLPLNFNSPYKAQNITDFWRRWHISLSSWLRDYLYISLGGNRKGKVRTYINLLLTMLLGGLWHGAHVRFIIWGALHGIALAVHKMWMEAFPAKKTEGETGAALWSSLLTFHFVAFCWIFFRAADMQAVGDMLSQIAFNFQPEIIAAALGAYYKPFLLIAFGFAAHLLPRSFKTSLSVRFTALPDLTKAIIIAFVALLLFQMKTAAVQPFIYFQF; this is encoded by the coding sequence ATGTGGCAGTGGTTTGTCTATAAAGAAAATGAGCCGCTGATTTTCAGCGCAGCTATCTTTTGGGTCTTTTTTGGCGTAGTATTATTAGGGTATCAGTTTATTTACCAAAACAACCGCGCCCGCAGCCTGTACCTGATGGCAGTAAGCATGTATTTCTACTACCTCTCGGGAGGCTATTTTTTTACTTTGCTGATACTTTCCACTATCATAGACTACCACATCGGCAAGAAAATTTATGAGTCGGATAACCCTGTGCTTCGGAAACGGCTCGTAACGGCAAGCGTGGTGATTAACCTTGCCATTTTGGGCTATTTTAAGTACACCTACTTCCTGACCGACATTATCAACCAACTGGCAGGGACGGATTTTCAGGCTACTAATCTGTTGGCAGTTATTACGAATCAGTTGGCGGGTACTTCTTTTGATATTGACAATATTATTTTGCCCGTCGGGATTTCGTTTTATACGTTCCAAACTATCAGCTACTCCATAGACATTTACAGGGGCAACCTCAAACCCGTGAACGACATTTGGGATTTTGCCTTTTTCGTGAGTTTTTTCCCGCAGTTGGTCGCAGGCCCCATTGTGCGGGCTTCGGATTTTGTGCCGCAAATCTATAAGCCCTACAACTTGAACCAAGAGGAGTTCGGGCACGCCGTTTTCCTGATTATCAACGGCTTAATTAAAAAGATTTTCATTTCGGACTATATCTCCATCAACTTTGTGGACAGGGTTTTTGAAAGCCCGCTGACTTATAGCGGATTTGAAAACCTGATGGCTGTTTACGGTTATTCTATCCAGATTTACTGCGATTTTTCGGGCTACAGCGACGTGGCTATCGGACTTGCGCTGCTGTTGGGCTACCGCCTGCCGCTAAACTTCAACTCGCCCTACAAGGCACAAAACATCACCGATTTTTGGCGACGCTGGCATATTTCGCTCTCCTCTTGGCTGCGCGATTACCTCTATATTTCGCTGGGCGGCAACCGCAAGGGCAAGGTACGCACCTACATCAATTTGCTGCTGACCATGTTGCTTGGCGGTTTGTGGCACGGCGCACACGTGCGATTCATCATTTGGGGCGCATTGCACGGCATTGCTCTGGCGGTTCATAAGATGTGGATGGAGGCGTTCCCTGCCAAAAAAACAGAAGGCGAAACAGGTGCTGCCCTTTGGAGCAGCCTGCTCACCTTCCATTTTGTAGCTTTCTGCTGGATATTTTTCCGCGCTGCCGATATGCAAGCCGTCGGCGATATGCTCTCGCAAATTGCGTTCAACTTTCAGCCTGAAATCATTGCGGCGGCACTTGGGGCGTACTACAAGCCCTTCCTGCTGATTGCTTTCGGATTTGCGGCGCACCTGTTGCCGCGTTCGTTCAAAACTTCGCTTTCGGTGCGGTTTACCGCCCTGCCCGACCTGACCAAAGCGATCATTATTGCATTTGTAGCGCTGCTGCTGTTTCAGATGAAAACCGCGGCGGTACAGCCGTTTATTTATTTTCAGTTTTAA
- a CDS encoding lipoprotein signal peptidase: MKYLKYYLLALAVILVDQAVKLAVHEYMQMGPLGEIKIFGDWFKLHYTLNPGMAFGLEFGSEYGKIGLTLFRIVAVAIIAVYIAYMARRGAHSGFIWCMALVLGGALGNVIDSTFYGVLLDNALFVLNPPPLYPWFHGQVIDMFYLDIWEGALPDYIPLIGGNYYSLWPIFNVADASIFIGVMLILIFQGKFFDRSVPESDKQVEPEIMPDAETTKTIN, translated from the coding sequence ATGAAATATTTAAAATATTATTTGCTCGCTTTGGCGGTCATTCTTGTTGACCAAGCCGTGAAGTTGGCTGTTCATGAGTACATGCAGATGGGGCCGCTGGGTGAAATCAAAATCTTTGGAGATTGGTTCAAACTGCACTATACACTCAACCCCGGTATGGCATTCGGGCTGGAATTTGGCTCGGAATACGGCAAAATCGGGCTGACGCTGTTCCGTATTGTAGCTGTGGCAATTATTGCGGTTTACATTGCTTATATGGCGCGCCGAGGTGCTCACAGCGGGTTTATTTGGTGCATGGCCTTGGTGCTGGGTGGCGCTTTGGGCAATGTGATAGACAGTACGTTCTATGGCGTATTGCTGGACAATGCTTTGTTTGTCCTCAATCCTCCGCCTTTGTATCCTTGGTTTCACGGGCAGGTAATAGATATGTTCTACTTAGACATCTGGGAAGGCGCCTTACCTGACTATATACCGCTGATTGGCGGCAACTATTACTCGCTCTGGCCTATATTCAACGTTGCCGATGCTTCTATTTTTATAGGTGTAATGTTGATTCTGATTTTTCAGGGGAAATTTTTTGACCGCTCCGTGCCTGAATCCGACAAACAGGTTGAGCCGGAAATTATGCCGGATGCGGAAACGACCAAAACTATCAATTAA
- a CDS encoding pyridoxal phosphate-dependent aminotransferase, producing the protein MFEKSHKLDRVFYEIRGPVYEQAAELEMQGYKITRLNIGNPAPFGFDAPDEIIHDIIMNLRNAQGYVDSKGLFAARKAVMHYSQLKAIKDVTIDDIFIGNGVSELILLSMQALLNDGDEILVPAPDYPLWTSAVNLSGGTPVHYMCDEQADWMPDLADIERKITPKTKGIVIINPNNPTGAVYSSDMLQQLVEIAVRHKLIVFSDEIYDKILYDDTAHFSTAAFSGETLFVTYGGLSKAYRACGFRGGWMILSGDKKHAQSYINGLNTLASMRLCSNVPAQFAIQTALGGYQSINELVMPSGRLRKQRDYCWQRLNQMPGISCVKPKGAFYMFPKIDTQMYRVDNDQQFVLDLLRQQHLLIVQGSGFNWPHPDHFRIVFLPTVDELAVALDKLEKFLESYRR; encoded by the coding sequence ATGTTTGAAAAAAGTCATAAGTTAGACAGGGTTTTCTACGAAATCCGCGGGCCTGTATATGAACAGGCAGCCGAGTTGGAAATGCAAGGCTATAAAATCACCCGACTCAATATCGGGAATCCTGCGCCGTTTGGATTTGATGCGCCCGATGAAATTATACACGATATCATCATGAACTTGCGCAATGCGCAGGGCTACGTGGATTCTAAAGGTCTTTTTGCCGCCCGCAAGGCAGTGATGCACTATTCGCAACTTAAAGCCATTAAGGATGTTACCATTGATGATATCTTTATCGGCAACGGTGTGAGCGAACTCATTCTGCTTTCCATGCAGGCGCTGCTCAACGACGGCGACGAAATTCTTGTGCCCGCTCCCGATTATCCGCTGTGGACTTCGGCTGTCAATCTTTCGGGAGGCACTCCCGTACATTACATGTGTGACGAACAGGCCGACTGGATGCCCGACTTGGCAGATATTGAGCGAAAAATCACTCCCAAAACCAAGGGCATTGTCATTATTAACCCCAACAACCCAACCGGTGCGGTGTACTCTTCGGATATGTTGCAGCAGTTGGTGGAAATAGCCGTTAGGCACAAACTCATCGTCTTTTCCGATGAGATTTATGATAAAATTCTCTATGATGACACTGCTCATTTCTCTACCGCTGCATTTTCCGGCGAAACGCTTTTTGTAACCTACGGAGGGCTTTCCAAAGCATACAGGGCTTGCGGCTTTCGCGGGGGCTGGATGATTTTGAGCGGGGATAAAAAGCACGCACAGTCGTACATTAACGGGCTGAACACGTTGGCAAGTATGCGACTTTGCAGCAATGTTCCCGCACAATTTGCCATTCAAACAGCGCTTGGGGGCTACCAAAGCATCAATGAGTTGGTAATGCCCAGCGGCAGGCTTCGCAAGCAGCGCGATTATTGCTGGCAAAGGCTCAACCAGATGCCGGGTATCAGTTGTGTAAAACCCAAAGGGGCTTTTTACATGTTCCCTAAGATTGACACCCAAATGTATCGGGTGGACAACGACCAGCAGTTTGTGCTTGACCTGTTGCGACAACAGCATTTGCTGATTGTACAGGGTTCGGGTTTTAATTGGCCGCACCCCGACCATTTTCGCATCGTATTTTTGCCTACGGTAGACGAACTTGCCGTTGCCTTAGATAAATTGGAGAAGTTTTTGGAAAGCTACCGACGTTAG
- a CDS encoding MarR family winged helix-turn-helix transcriptional regulator, with protein MASIEEEIQSRFQNDRHKASVNLIYTANWATSELDSFLKKHALTSQQYNMLRILRGAYPEPVSLKYIRVRMLDKMSDVSRMVEKLATRGYIDRWRSDDDRRIVNILINEQGLALLKAADHDVKRMEARFGALTPEELVLFNTLLDKLRTESKKFD; from the coding sequence ATGGCAAGTATTGAAGAAGAAATACAAAGCCGATTCCAGAACGACCGGCACAAGGCATCGGTTAATCTTATTTATACAGCCAATTGGGCTACTTCCGAATTGGACAGTTTTCTGAAAAAACATGCCCTGACTTCACAACAGTACAACATGCTGCGCATTTTACGGGGCGCATACCCCGAGCCTGTATCGCTGAAATACATTCGGGTGCGTATGCTTGATAAAATGTCGGATGTTTCCCGCATGGTAGAAAAACTGGCCACCAGAGGCTATATTGACCGTTGGCGTTCCGATGATGACCGACGAATTGTTAATATTTTAATCAACGAGCAAGGGCTGGCATTGCTCAAAGCCGCCGACCACGACGTAAAGCGCATGGAAGCTCGCTTTGGCGCACTCACCCCCGAAGAATTGGTGCTGTTTAATACCCTGTTGGACAAACTACGCACGGAAAGCAAAAAATTTGACTAA
- a CDS encoding formylglycine-generating enzyme family protein, with protein sequence MKNGFLIVLMLFATAAWAQKNASKQAKIEAYTEKIPGTDLSFRMLPIPGGKFTMGSPSSEVGRKDDEGPQHEVSIEPFWMAEFEITWDLYDAFVNKETNGSMNPDFIKGEYAGKQMIDAVALPSQPYVDMSFGMGKRGFPAINMTQYAALAFCQWLTAQTGHFYRLPTEAEWEYACRAGSKTAYCFGDDASQLGDYAWFYDNSNGAYHPVGQKKPNAWGLYDMHGNVAEWVLDQYAADAYAQKNSKPYLPVESLYPIVVRGGSWDDDPDRLRSAARRGSAPEWKQRDPQIPKSKWWFTDASFVGFRVVRPLNQPSKEQIQQYFKTPPADL encoded by the coding sequence ATGAAAAACGGTTTTCTGATAGTGCTCATGTTGTTTGCAACGGCAGCATGGGCACAAAAAAATGCGTCCAAACAGGCAAAAATTGAAGCATACACGGAAAAAATCCCCGGAACAGACCTTTCTTTCCGAATGCTGCCTATCCCCGGCGGCAAGTTTACGATGGGCAGTCCGTCTTCGGAAGTAGGCCGCAAAGACGACGAAGGGCCTCAGCACGAAGTCAGCATTGAACCTTTCTGGATGGCAGAGTTTGAAATTACATGGGACTTGTACGATGCCTTTGTCAACAAGGAAACCAACGGCAGCATGAATCCCGATTTCATCAAAGGCGAATACGCAGGCAAACAAATGATAGATGCCGTTGCGCTGCCCAGCCAGCCCTATGTGGATATGAGCTTTGGCATGGGAAAGCGCGGTTTCCCTGCCATTAATATGACACAGTACGCAGCACTTGCCTTTTGCCAATGGCTAACCGCCCAAACAGGACATTTCTATCGGCTACCGACCGAAGCAGAGTGGGAGTATGCCTGCCGTGCAGGAAGCAAAACGGCTTATTGTTTCGGTGATGATGCTTCGCAATTGGGCGACTATGCATGGTTTTACGACAACAGCAACGGCGCTTATCATCCCGTAGGGCAAAAGAAACCCAACGCATGGGGCTTATACGATATGCACGGTAACGTTGCCGAATGGGTATTAGACCAATATGCAGCCGATGCTTATGCACAAAAGAACAGTAAACCCTACCTGCCCGTAGAATCACTCTATCCTATCGTTGTGCGTGGCGGCTCATGGGACGATGACCCCGACCGCTTGCGCAGTGCTGCCCGCCGAGGCTCTGCCCCCGAGTGGAAACAGCGCGACCCGCAGATTCCCAAAAGCAAATGGTGGTTTACCGATGCCTCTTTCGTTGGTTTTCGGGTAGTACGGCCGCTCAACCAGCCCTCCAAAGAACAAATACAGCAATATTTCAAAACTCCGCCTGCCGACTTATAA
- a CDS encoding DUF6935 domain-containing protein yields the protein MKNILALCLLLIGGAAFAQKQELPAVSFEKIPESVEEFISLRDRLATTPQGGAAVFVIASIMYVRNPETGYPCLIIASDKSLLSPSDKGGYQGFDFGSSSAYLVKQLDSKKYVPYSYILGTKPATSYALGNPPHRVACSTNPYSGKESDGQLKVFVRCSGADSDRPLTLVRNDRGIWKAKEFSSLMVGVRPPQQKSAGAANGDF from the coding sequence ATGAAAAATATACTTGCGCTGTGCCTGCTTTTGATTGGCGGTGCGGCATTTGCCCAAAAACAAGAGTTGCCTGCCGTCAGCTTTGAGAAAATTCCTGAAAGCGTGGAAGAATTTATCAGCCTGCGCGACCGACTGGCTACCACGCCTCAGGGGGGCGCTGCCGTTTTTGTGATTGCGTCAATCATGTATGTGCGCAACCCTGAAACGGGCTACCCTTGCCTGATTATCGCATCCGACAAATCGCTGCTGTCGCCTTCCGACAAGGGCGGTTATCAAGGTTTTGACTTTGGAAGTTCATCGGCTTATTTGGTGAAACAGTTAGACAGCAAGAAATACGTACCTTACAGCTACATTCTGGGCACCAAACCCGCAACAAGCTATGCGCTTGGCAATCCGCCGCATCGGGTAGCCTGTTCTACCAATCCATACAGCGGCAAAGAGTCCGACGGGCAACTGAAAGTTTTTGTGCGCTGCTCAGGTGCCGATTCAGACCGACCGCTTACTTTGGTCAGGAATGACAGGGGCATATGGAAAGCCAAAGAATTTAGCTCATTGATGGTAGGCGTGCGTCCTCCGCAACAGAAAAGCGCAGGTGCTGCCAATGGTGATTTTTAG